A portion of the Penaeus monodon isolate SGIC_2016 chromosome 28, NSTDA_Pmon_1, whole genome shotgun sequence genome contains these proteins:
- the LOC119591335 gene encoding uncharacterized protein LOC119591335 yields MCCDPGDLAIPGGPEADLSPGGVPREEPGDLYSTPGDGIPRGASPSAGDNRPLSALTSIEQFATLFELSGSGEGNVVGVLQREGLTTFLALLETSGLLGTLVSGENGPFMVLAPSESAFSRLSRDSLRQLARGDDMSFHLVPLRGQLPPQVTDDAVFLTLDGSKVRFNVYDGVVYVNGVAVLKENIEFPHGSIYILESVLQPPLGDLQGVLVGSGTSVSRVNTLLTVTRLLDTGTYTLLAPPDSAITSKGYTWPRLLMDRAKGRDLMRRHTILGALYTEGLLQRRTIRTLAGTSVTFRRDIDGTISANGVPLLKSNMTALNGVVHLSADVIPESDLGSDPTSLPHPLLGQTEASVFANLGFGGDLVPSIPSISGLYDLPDHDPFQDFVREPETSTVAPLPGSQRRPEIYGGPPDLFPTTNNIQAGTSPQWPLNRASSPALSSFLDMLDRTFDVDGGLTPAGVTRSSTLGSTEASDGNSDFLLIVDTTPSQEKPLGSVPPASGGAFVVGFPGRAKESSRPGPGIVPVVPEGVAGCPPDEVAAAGERSQLTVLTLLERLNLTRFLDLVKHAGLALTLSLEGPWTIFAPTNEAIEAIPSEALQEMSDNPAFLRRLISYHLVPGRFTSSGSFSPGRQLPTLHAGYTLVLSYYTDGPVARWVAGGSVVTDLDERGSNGVVHVIDRVLYAPYGNVFSTSRLSPVLSIFTSLVADDEVLSLLFAESGPLTVFIPSDAALRNFSFPDDIQARRGWVLSHVVTGTWYTAGFSNTWPLVTVNNDTLETSTASGDRELITVNGVEITYADITASNGVIHVIDSILFPPT; encoded by the exons ATGTGCTGCGACCCCGGTGACCTGGCCATACCCGGGGGCCCAGAAGCTGATCTCTCACCCGGGGGGGTACCCAGGGAGGAACCCGGGGACCTGTACAGCACACCTGGAGACGGAATTCCACGAGGCGCCAG CCCCTCGGCAGGAGACAACCGCCCCTTGTCCGCCCTCACGTCCATCGAGCAGTTCGCGACCCTCTTCGAGCTCTCCGGGTCTGGCGAAGGCAACGTGGTGGGTGTGCTGCAGCGGGAGGGCCTCACCACCTTCCTCGCCCTCCTGGAAACCTCGGGCCTCCTCGGAACCCTCGTCTCAGGAG AAAACGGCCCCTTCATGGTCCTGGCTCCGTCTGAATCTGCCTTCTCCCGTCTGTCCCGCGACAGCCTCCGCCAGCTGGCTCGCGGGGACGACATGTCCTTTCACCTCGTGCCCCTGCGAGGTCAGCTCCCCCCCCAGGTCACAGACGACGCCGTCTTCCTCACCCTGGACGGCTCGAAGGTCAGGTTCAACGTGTACGATGGGGTAGTCTACGTCAACGGGGTGGCCGTCCTTAAGGAAAACATCGAATTCCCACACGGGTCCATTTAC ATCCTGGAGTCGGTGCTCCAGCCTCCTTTGGGCGACCTTCAAGGCGTCCTTGTCGGCAGCGGGACGTCTGTGTCGCGTGTCAACACCCTCCTCACCGTTACCAGACTCCTGGACACTG GCACCTACACCCTCCTGGCTCCCCCGGACTCGGCCATCACCTCGAAGGGCTACACGTGGCCGCGGCTCCTCATGGACAGGGCGAAGGGGCGGGACCTGATGCGCCGACACACGATCCTGGGGGCGCTGTACACCGAGGGCCTCCTGCAGCGCCGCACCATCAGGACACTGGCAGGAACCAGCGTCACCTTCAGGAGGGACATAGACG GCACAATATCTGCAAATGGAGTCCCCTTGCTGAAGTCCAACATGACGGCCTTGAACGGCGTGGTGCACCTGTCGGCTGACGTCATCCCGGAGTCTGACCTCGGGTCCGACCCGACCAGCCTCCCGCACCCGCTGCTCGGCCAGACCGAAGCCTCCGTCTTTGCCAACCTGGGCTTCGGGGGCGACCTGGTCCCCAGCATCCCCTCGATCTCGGGGCTCTACGACCTCCCTGATCACGACCCCTTCCAGGACTTCGTCCGAGAGCCCGAGACGAGCACCGTGGCGCCCCTCCCGGGGTCCCAGCGCCGCCCCGAGATATACGGCGGACCGCCGGACCTCTTCCCGACAACCAACAACATCCAGGCCGGAACGAGTCCCCAGTGGCCACTCAACAGAGCCTCGAGTCCTGCGCTTTCAAGCTTCCTCGATATGCTGGACAGGACTTTCGATGTCGACGGCGGCCTAACGCCGGCGGGTGTCACCAGATCCTCCACCCTCGGCAGCACAGAAGCGTCAGACGGGAACAGCGATTTCCTTCTCATCGTCGACACCACACCCAGCCAGGAGAAACCGCTGGGAAGTGTTCCCCCGGCGTCTGGAGGGGCCTTCGTGGTCGGCTTTCCAGGAAGGGCAAAGGAGTCCTCCAGACCAGGGCCAGGCATCGTCCCTGTGGTTCCTGAGGGCGTTGCAGGGTGCCCTCCTGACGAAGTAGCGGCGGCAGGCGAGAGGTCTCAGCTGACGGTTCTGACACTTCTGGAAAGACTCAACCTCACCAGGTTCTTAGACCTTGTGAAGCACGCGGGGTTGGCACTCACTCTCAGTCTCGAAG GGCCTTGGACGATCTTCGCCCCGACCAACGAGGCGATCGAAGCCATCCCGTCGGAGGCGCTGCAAGAGATGTCTGACAACCCAGCCTTCCTACGGCGCCTGATTTCTTACCACCTCGTCCCGGGGAGGTTTACTAGCAGCGGCTCCTTCTCCCCCGGCAGACAGCTCCCTACACTCCACGCCGGATACACTCTGGTCCTCTCTTATTACACCGACGGACCTGTGGCG CGCTGGGTGGCAGGAGGCAGCGTCGTCACGGACCTCGACGAGCGGGGGAGCAACGGGGTCGTCCACGTCATCGACCGGGTCCTTTACGCCCCTTACGGCAACGTCTTCTCCACCAGCAGGCTGTCTCCGGTTCTTAGCATCTTCACCAGCCTCGTTGCCGATGATGAGGTCCTCAGCTTGCTCTTCGCGG AGTCGGGTCCCCTCACGGTTTTCATTCCGTCTGACGCCGCCCTTCGAAACTTCTCCTTCCCAGACGACATTCAAGCAAGACGAG GCTGGGTGCTATCGCACGTGGTGACGGGCACGTGGTACACAGCGGGCTTTTCCAACACGTGGCCTCTCGTTACCGTTAACAACGACACTTTAGAAACCTCGACTGCATCCGGCGATAGAG aACTGATTACGGTGAATGGCGTTGAAATAACGTATGCCGATATTACCGCATCTAATGGAGTTATACATGTAATTGATTCCATTCTCTTTCCACCAACTTAG
- the LOC119591333 gene encoding mycophenolic acid acyl-glucuronide esterase, mitochondrial-like yields MLQFGSLIRNLNARSGALLALRCFHVSATGPVTQFLKTSSLGKTRQIAYQKIDGIRSPGIIYIPGFMSHKAATKANMLHMFCQEYGFPYVRYDPSGLGETEGVKQTETTLTVWLEDAAQVLSNLTDGPQLVVASSMGGWISSILAKRYPEKFSSLLMLAPAINFGRKYMEVLLSQLPPGLVKKFEADEVVKLFVPEYGEFPLRKSMFEDMKKHELSMEAGSIPVQCPTRIIHGVKDKDVPYKESLQVLRALQTNDVQLLYIKHGGHQLSDSASLEIICDTILKMTAPTHKKD; encoded by the exons ATGTTACAGTTTGGGAGCTTGATAAGAAACCTTAATGCAAGGAGCGGTGCTTTGTTGGCCCTGAGATGTTTTCATGTATCTGCCACAGGACCTGTGACGCAGTTCCTTAAG ACATCATCCCTTGGGAAGACCAGACAAATCGCATATCAGAAGATTGATGGCATTCGTAGTCCAGGAATCATATATATCCCAGGTTTCATGTCCCATAAGGCTGCTACAAAAGCAAATATGCTACACATGTTTTGCCAGGAGTATGGCTTCCCATATGTCAG GTATGATCCTAGTGGCTTGGGCGAGACAGAAGGGGTAAAGCAGACAGAGACAACTTTAACTGTATGGTTGGAAGATGCTGCCCAAGTGCTCTCAAATTTAACAGATGGACCACAGCTTGTAGTTGCTTCATCCATGGGTGGCTGG ATATCATCAATCCTAGCAAAAAGGTATCCTGAGAAATTCAGCAGTTTGCTTATGTTAGCTCCAGCCATTAACTTTGGAAGGAAGTACATGGAGGTCCTCCTGTCTCAGTTGCCCCCTGGACTAGTAAAGAAATTTGAAGCAGATGAAGTAGTGAAGCTTTTTGTCCCTGAGTATGGTGAGTTCCCCCTAAGGAAGAGCATGTTCGAAGACATGAAGAAACACGAGTTAAGCATGGAGGCCGGCAGTATTCCAGTACAGTGTCCAACTAGAATTATACATGGTGTAAAG GACAAGGATGTACCATACAAAGAATCCCTTCAAGTGCTTAGAGCCTTGCAAACAAATGATGTTCAGCTGCTGTATATCAAGCACGGTGGGCACCAACTCTCAGACAGTGCCAGCCTTGAAATAATCTGTGACACTATTCTTAAAATGACTGCCCCAACACATAAAAAGGATTGA